A genome region from Methylorubrum populi includes the following:
- the hpt gene encoding hypoxanthine phosphoribosyltransferase produces the protein MSTASKRVRVLFDEAAIAKRNEELAAEIVAADPENLLVVAVLKGSFMFAADLLRALHRAGLSPQVEFVHLSSYRTSTASSGQVEILRDVQSEVRGRDVLLIDDILESGRTVVFAKDLLMARGAKRVLTAVLLEKPGKRAVTIDADFVGFTCPDVFVVGYGMDAAHAFRQLPFVGLVDYDSSDADLFGGA, from the coding sequence GGCGGCCATCGCCAAGCGCAACGAGGAGTTGGCCGCGGAGATCGTCGCGGCCGATCCCGAGAACCTGCTCGTCGTCGCGGTGCTCAAGGGCAGCTTCATGTTCGCCGCCGACCTGCTGCGGGCGCTTCATCGGGCCGGACTCTCGCCGCAGGTCGAATTCGTCCACCTGTCGAGCTACCGCACCTCGACGGCCTCCTCGGGGCAGGTCGAGATCCTGCGCGACGTGCAGAGCGAGGTGCGCGGGCGCGACGTGCTCCTGATCGACGACATCCTCGAATCCGGCCGCACCGTCGTCTTCGCCAAGGACCTGCTGATGGCCCGCGGTGCCAAGCGGGTGCTCACCGCCGTGCTCCTGGAGAAGCCGGGCAAGCGCGCCGTGACCATCGACGCGGATTTCGTCGGCTTCACCTGCCCCGACGTGTTCGTGGTGGGCTACGGCATGGACGCGGCCCACGCCTTCCGCCAACTGCCCTTCGTCGGTCTGGTCGATTACGACAGCAGCGACGCGGACCTGTTCGGCGGCGCCTGA
- a CDS encoding response regulator — MARILLVDDEDTVRGFLKRGLELDGHTVITAIDGSDGLDRLSEAGGGFDLMLTDIRMPLMDGIALSLAAKRDYPDLTILLMTGFADQRERARGLDAIVTDVLTKPFSLADLRSTVTRALAA; from the coding sequence ATGGCGCGCATCCTGCTCGTGGATGACGAGGATACGGTTCGCGGCTTCCTCAAGCGGGGGCTGGAACTGGACGGTCACACGGTGATCACGGCCATCGACGGCAGCGACGGCCTCGACCGCCTGTCCGAGGCCGGCGGCGGCTTCGACCTGATGCTGACCGACATCCGCATGCCACTGATGGACGGCATCGCGCTCTCGCTCGCGGCCAAGCGCGACTATCCCGACCTGACGATCCTGCTGATGACGGGCTTCGCCGACCAGCGCGAGCGCGCCCGCGGCCTCGACGCCATCGTCACCGACGTGCTGACCAAGCCGTTCTCCCTCGCCGACCTGCGCTCGACGGTGACGCGGGCGCTGGCGGCCTGA